ATATATTAGTTCTATCTTTTTGATTATAAACTAACCTGTCTTTTCAGGATTAAACGACATTAAATATTTGCATATAATATGCGGAATCTCGAGAAGCTTTCGGACAATAAACTTGCGGTATTGCTTTGTGAAGGTAGTGATGCCGCATTTGAAGAGATTTTTAACAGATATTGGTCTGCTTTATATGCAGCTGCCTATAAGCGGTTAAAATCTCATGAAAAAGCAGAAGAAACGGTTCAGGATTTATTTACCCATTTATGGACTAAGAGAAAATGCATTAAAATCCATACTTCACTAGCTGCTTATCTTCATACTGCAATTCGTTATATGGTGTTTAATAATATGCAAAAAGAAGGAGTTAGGGAATCATATAGGATATCTCAGCAAACTACAAATAGTTATGACAATTCAACAGAAGAGACAATTTTGATTAATGATTTAAATAAGATTCTCGAGAAAGAAGTAAATCATCTTCCACCAAAATGTCGATCTGTTTATGAACTTAGCCGCAAACATTATAAAACTAACCGAGAAATTGCTGCCGTACTTGGTATTTCTGAAAAAACGGTCGAAGGGCATCTGACAAAAGCCATCAGACAATTAAAGATCAGGATTTACGGTATTAATAAATTAGCCTCCTGGCTCATTATAATCTTATCGATTAAAAATTAACTTCTGAGAATTGGTAGGAAAAACCATCCGGATCATAAATATTTTTTCAATAAGCAAGGGTTAACCTCGTATTAGCTGTCTATATCTAAAGAAAGCATTTTAATTATACGACCATTAAGCCTTATGCAAAAAACAGATTTGCAAGAACTAGTTGCTAAATATTTAAATAATGCATGT
This genomic interval from Pseudopedobacter saltans DSM 12145 contains the following:
- a CDS encoding RNA polymerase sigma-70 factor; protein product: MRNLEKLSDNKLAVLLCEGSDAAFEEIFNRYWSALYAAAYKRLKSHEKAEETVQDLFTHLWTKRKCIKIHTSLAAYLHTAIRYMVFNNMQKEGVRESYRISQQTTNSYDNSTEETILINDLNKILEKEVNHLPPKCRSVYELSRKHYKTNREIAAVLGISEKTVEGHLTKAIRQLKIRIYGINKLASWLIIILSIKN